The following nucleotide sequence is from Labilibaculum sp. DW002.
TACATTGATTGGTGCGACGACTCGTTCTGGTTTATTAACTTCACCACTTCGTGCAAGGTTTGGAATCAATTCACATTTAGAATATTACGACTTATCTATATTGACTCAAATTGTAAAACGATCGGCAAAAATTCTTGATGTTAAAATTACGCATGAAGCAGCTGGTGAAATTGCTTCAAGAAGTAGAGGAACACCGCGTATTGTAAATGCATTGCTTCGTCGAGTTCGTGATTTTGCTCAGGTGAAAGGGAATGGATCTATCGATATAGAAATTACTCAATATGCCCTGGAAGCTCTAAATATCGATAAGCATGGCTTAGACGAAATGGATAATAGAATTCTAAACACAATCATCGATAAATTTAAAGGAGGCCCAGTTGGAATTACTACCATTGCAACTGCAGTAAGTGAAGATGCGGGAACCATTGAGGAAGTTTATGAGCCATTTTTAATCAAAGAAGGATTTATAAAACGAACTCCCCGAGGGCGTGAAGTTACAGCATTGGCTTATTCACATTTGGGAAATCCAGTTTTAACGACCCAGAATTACTTTTTTAAGATTACTATGACTAAAATATTATCAGCACTCTATACCATAGCAACAGTATTAATTATTGTTGGAGCTTTATTTATTTTACAAAATGAAACTTATGGTCTGTTTGTTTTGTGCTCAGGACTAGTTTTAAATATCGTTTATCGATTTACAACTTTGGATTATGCTCGTGTAAAATCTTTAAAAATTCTGGAAATTTTTCGCTTGGCTAATATTTTTTTGATGATAGTTGCCTGCTTAAGTTTTATGATAGGTTCGGATCAAAAATTCAATTTCTTAATTATTAGTATTGTTTTAGATCTTTTGCTCAACTTGAAAGAAATCTCATTCAAAACAAAATAGAAAAAGGAGCTTGTGACCAGCAAGCTCCTTTTATATTAACCTAGTAATTTACCTAAATAGCAATATTCTTTTTAATAGTAGATAAAGAATATATATCGTTTATATTTCGTTTTAAAATTGCTTCTATTTTTTCTTTGAGTACAACGTTTGCTTCCGAATATTTTAATGGTATTGTAAAATAAAAGATAGAACCTTGTCCTGGATGTGAATCAATAAATAGTTTTCCACCTAAAAATTTCACATTCTCTTTACACAAACTCAAGCCTAAACCAGCTCCAGAGTATACTCGAGTGTAAGAGTTAT
It contains:
- the ruvB gene encoding Holliday junction branch migration DNA helicase RuvB, producing the protein MEDHLDIRDNNFSDNEKEYEKKLRPLEFEDFSGQQKIVENLDIFVKAAKMREEALDHVLLHGPPGLGKTTLSNILANELGVGIKITSGPVLDKPGDLAGLLTNLDENDVLFIDEIHRLSPIVEEYLYSAMEDFRIDIVIDKGPAARSIQLELNPFTLIGATTRSGLLTSPLRARFGINSHLEYYDLSILTQIVKRSAKILDVKITHEAAGEIASRSRGTPRIVNALLRRVRDFAQVKGNGSIDIEITQYALEALNIDKHGLDEMDNRILNTIIDKFKGGPVGITTIATAVSEDAGTIEEVYEPFLIKEGFIKRTPRGREVTALAYSHLGNPVLTTQNYFFKITMTKILSALYTIATVLIIVGALFILQNETYGLFVLCSGLVLNIVYRFTTLDYARVKSLKILEIFRLANIFLMIVACLSFMIGSDQKFNFLIISIVLDLLLNLKEISFKTK